The Candidatus Bathyarchaeota archaeon genome has a segment encoding these proteins:
- a CDS encoding aldehyde ferredoxin oxidoreductase family protein has protein sequence MDGYGGKILRVNLTLEKSQAEALNRKLAEQFVGGRGLAAMLLSTEIAPGIDPLSPENKLIIMTGPLTGTVIPSAPKFVITTKSPLTRVYGFTMVSGFFAQALKAAGYDGIIIEGAAEEPKYLWINDGKVELKRAGHIWGLTTSDSQSLLKDEIGVQDAEIAVIGPAGERLVPIASVIVGKRAGGRCGVGAVFGSKRLKAIAVHGTGEVTVNNPEKLREIAGEMVKALREKSPTKDNYPKYGTTFFVGTTNHLGVFPACNFLRSGTYDNSSKIDEMRFREHVVRDSACPRCPIICEKITAVKEGPYAPTSVQGPQYETIWALGAQCGVDRLDAIIAANRLCNDLGLDTISAGNTIGFAMECYEKGLLKSQDLELRFGRHEVLLPLIRQMTYGEGIGKILAGGVRSAAQQIGHGAENFAMHVKGLELPAYDPRAIPGMGLAFATASRGGCHLRAWTITDELIGSYKLYSIEGRAELVSRIQNVRAFIDSSGMCIFPMRAISFDLLVEAVSAATGFDYKGGNAVKVGERIYNLERILHVREGISRKDDILPKRFFEEALPTGPHKGQKLSQDSFEKMKDEYYTIRGWGLDNGTPTNIKLKELGLETE, from the coding sequence ATGGACGGTTACGGTGGCAAAATTCTTCGCGTGAATTTAACCCTTGAGAAGAGCCAAGCTGAAGCCCTAAATCGAAAGCTTGCGGAGCAATTTGTAGGTGGAAGAGGCTTAGCGGCAATGCTGCTATCAACTGAGATAGCACCGGGCATAGATCCGCTTTCCCCTGAAAATAAGCTAATAATAATGACTGGCCCTTTAACCGGAACAGTCATCCCTTCGGCGCCGAAGTTTGTTATAACAACGAAGTCCCCCCTTACTAGGGTTTACGGTTTCACGATGGTTTCAGGCTTCTTCGCTCAAGCTTTGAAGGCAGCGGGATATGATGGAATTATAATTGAAGGTGCAGCTGAAGAGCCGAAGTATCTTTGGATTAACGATGGAAAAGTAGAGTTAAAGAGGGCAGGGCACATCTGGGGGTTAACAACAAGCGACTCACAAAGCCTCCTTAAAGATGAAATAGGAGTCCAAGACGCTGAAATAGCTGTCATCGGACCGGCTGGCGAAAGACTGGTGCCCATAGCATCGGTTATAGTTGGAAAGCGTGCAGGTGGAAGGTGTGGTGTTGGAGCTGTTTTCGGTTCAAAGCGTCTGAAAGCCATCGCTGTGCATGGAACCGGGGAAGTTACCGTTAACAATCCCGAGAAACTTCGCGAAATTGCCGGAGAAATGGTAAAAGCGCTTAGAGAAAAATCTCCAACGAAAGACAATTACCCAAAATATGGAACTACATTTTTCGTTGGGACAACAAATCACCTCGGGGTCTTTCCAGCGTGCAATTTCCTGCGTTCCGGCACCTATGATAACTCCTCAAAAATCGATGAAATGCGATTTAGAGAACATGTAGTCCGAGATAGCGCATGCCCTCGATGCCCAATTATTTGCGAAAAAATTACCGCGGTAAAAGAGGGCCCATACGCACCGACTTCTGTTCAAGGTCCCCAATATGAAACTATCTGGGCATTAGGAGCCCAATGTGGGGTCGATCGACTCGACGCGATAATTGCAGCTAACCGCCTCTGCAATGACCTTGGTTTAGATACTATTTCAGCTGGCAACACTATCGGATTCGCAATGGAATGTTATGAAAAGGGACTCTTAAAATCTCAAGATTTGGAGTTAAGATTTGGACGCCACGAGGTTCTTTTGCCGCTAATTAGACAGATGACCTACGGTGAGGGTATAGGAAAGATCTTAGCAGGTGGGGTGAGATCGGCGGCTCAACAAATAGGACATGGAGCAGAAAATTTCGCCATGCATGTTAAAGGACTTGAGCTCCCAGCCTATGATCCGAGGGCAATTCCAGGCATGGGTTTAGCGTTCGCGACAGCTTCACGAGGAGGTTGTCACCTACGTGCATGGACCATTACGGATGAATTAATAGGCTCATATAAGTTGTACTCAATTGAAGGACGAGCTGAACTCGTGAGCAGGATACAAAACGTAAGAGCGTTTATCGATTCCTCAGGAATGTGTATTTTCCCGATGCGAGCTATTTCATTCGACCTATTAGTTGAAGCAGTTTCCGCGGCAACTGGTTTCGACTATAAGGGAGGAAACGCTGTCAAGGTAGGTGAACGCATTTACAACCTTGAACGCATCCTACATGTCCGCGAAGGAATCAGCCGGAAAGACGATATTCTACCCAAACGCTTCTTCGAAGAAGCGCTTCCAACCGGACCCCACAAAGGGCAGAAACTTTCACAAGATTCTTTTGAAAAAATGAAAGATGAATACTACACTATAAGGGGATGGGGACTCGACAACGGGACTCCTACGAACATTAAGCTCAAAGAGCTGGGACTAGAAACAGAGTAA
- the trxB gene encoding thioredoxin-disulfide reductase, whose amino-acid sequence MYDIIVVGGGPAGITAGIYARRAGYRTLLFERNALGGQAATAEVIENYPGILEISGIELAQRYQEQADKYGLEVKIVEVTKVYTEGERKIVETKEGTYETNAVIVASGADPQRLGIRGEDKFVGRGVSFCATCDGLFFKGKNVAVIGGGDSAVTEALFLSKIVNKVYVIHRRDTLRAEKINQEKALANSKIEFVLNSVVEEIIGENKVEKLVVKNLNTGERQKLEVVGVFVYVGRKPNTGFINVEKREQGYIKIDENMETSMKGIFAAGDCTSPRWRQLTTAVGEGAMAAMSAEKYLEGVKLSSEKMFLT is encoded by the coding sequence ATGTATGATATTATAGTAGTTGGAGGAGGACCTGCAGGAATAACTGCGGGAATCTATGCTCGGCGTGCTGGTTACAGAACCCTTCTCTTTGAAAGAAATGCTTTAGGTGGACAAGCCGCTACGGCTGAGGTAATTGAAAACTATCCGGGCATATTAGAAATAAGTGGAATTGAATTAGCTCAAAGGTATCAGGAGCAAGCAGACAAGTATGGGCTAGAGGTTAAGATTGTTGAAGTCACTAAAGTCTACACTGAGGGCGAAAGAAAAATTGTCGAAACTAAAGAAGGAACTTATGAAACAAACGCGGTTATCGTGGCTTCAGGCGCGGATCCGCAACGGCTAGGAATTAGGGGAGAGGATAAATTCGTAGGACGAGGAGTATCGTTCTGCGCTACATGTGACGGCTTATTTTTTAAAGGAAAGAACGTGGCCGTGATCGGGGGAGGAGACTCGGCGGTCACAGAGGCATTGTTTCTTTCAAAGATTGTTAATAAAGTATATGTAATTCATCGCCGGGATACGCTTCGAGCCGAAAAAATAAATCAAGAGAAGGCATTGGCGAATTCAAAAATTGAATTCGTGTTGAATAGTGTAGTTGAGGAGATAATTGGTGAGAACAAAGTTGAGAAACTTGTTGTAAAAAATCTAAACACTGGTGAGAGGCAGAAGCTTGAAGTTGTAGGTGTTTTTGTGTATGTTGGAAGAAAACCCAACACAGGGTTTATTAATGTCGAAAAGAGAGAGCAGGGCTACATTAAGATCGATGAAAACATGGAAACTTCGATGAAAGGGATCTTCGCTGCAGGAGATTGTACTTCGCCACGTTGGAGGCAGTTAACTACAGCAGTTGGAGAAGGGGCGATGGCAGCTATGTCAGCTGAAAAATACTTGGAAGGCGTGAAGTTAAGTAGCGAAAAAATGTTCCTGACTTAA
- a CDS encoding NUDIX hydrolase: MSSADLSEKTRCSRRIYDGKVINLRVDTVKLPNGRTTIREVVEHPGAVAIVPFLKTDVILMIRQYRHPTGEVLLEIPAGTLKKDEKPEDCAIRELIEETGYKPGEIRKMLECYLAPGYSSELIHLYEAKKLVKVKKKPEFDERIQVIQVKLKETLKMIERSEIKDAKTICGILLAIGNLTK, encoded by the coding sequence ATGTCTTCAGCAGATCTTTCTGAGAAAACTCGATGTTCCAGAAGAATTTATGATGGAAAGGTAATCAACCTACGAGTTGATACTGTAAAACTTCCGAATGGAAGAACCACAATCCGAGAAGTTGTGGAGCACCCGGGAGCCGTAGCGATAGTCCCGTTTTTGAAAACTGATGTGATATTGATGATACGCCAGTATCGCCACCCAACGGGCGAAGTCTTACTTGAGATCCCAGCTGGAACCCTAAAAAAGGACGAAAAACCAGAGGACTGCGCTATACGTGAGTTAATTGAAGAAACAGGTTACAAACCAGGTGAAATAAGGAAAATGCTCGAATGCTATTTGGCTCCTGGCTATAGTAGCGAACTAATTCACCTCTATGAAGCCAAAAAACTGGTTAAAGTAAAGAAAAAGCCTGAATTCGACGAACGAATCCAAGTCATACAGGTTAAATTAAAAGAAACCTTAAAGATGATTGAAAGGTCAGAAATTAAGGATGCAAAAACTATTTGCGGAATTTTGCTCGCAATAGGAAACTTAACTAAATAA
- a CDS encoding dual specificity protein phosphatase family protein yields the protein MAEHSEIIPGKLVIGRKPIGNFEFTRLKLLGVSVIIDLDASPIEKVAAKARNLDYESLKIENNYEPIDPDLLKKVVEIIDQYVKKGKMVYLHCSAGLGRAPTCAAAYLIYKGVTYEEAIKKIKDARPQAWTRNDENYPKRLREFESKIKLQ from the coding sequence ATGGCGGAACATAGTGAAATCATCCCTGGTAAACTCGTGATCGGTAGAAAACCTATTGGAAATTTTGAGTTTACCCGACTCAAATTGTTGGGTGTCTCCGTAATCATTGACCTTGACGCCAGCCCAATCGAGAAAGTTGCAGCTAAAGCGAGAAATCTTGACTATGAATCGCTCAAAATTGAGAATAACTATGAGCCCATAGACCCTGATTTATTAAAGAAAGTTGTAGAGATTATTGATCAATATGTGAAAAAGGGAAAAATGGTGTATTTACATTGCTCCGCAGGACTTGGAAGAGCGCCAACGTGCGCTGCGGCCTATCTGATTTACAAAGGGGTAACCTATGAAGAGGCTATAAAGAAAATCAAAGATGCTAGACCTCAAGCTTGGACCAGAAACGATGAGAACTACCCTAAGAGATTACGTGAGTTCGAAAGTAAAATCAAACTGCAATAG
- a CDS encoding ATP-binding protein, translated as MQVFEKIGDEIILVYNPREKEEVEVGENLQILDKARGRGVVVQVIEENLVDLPGILEDLVRRESLTQVKVTEHAPSATEKYIMDVKNMKFARTKIRKELYIDKNEEKLADWTGWVPDRSAMVTVVDDNWIFEKLGVGEKFYKHPILLGDTSYSRRQLVSSAYHFQGITLIVGKKGTGKSHLAKAILLGLIDHGAKGIVFDINDEYSAMRYNEDGTESPYLTKIIRLDPGENLRFTLEYVGPEVFYDVMETIGVKEASAIELRNIWERLASSGQLTFSQLQAESDKVSNAHIRDALTRRLQRLARTQLFTDDLETAVKLEDELEKLPSGGALVVNLKAKDKVTCDIVVQTILSKLQELLEQGAQPIFIFAEEAHLYLREVNWSEAVTRMRHLGTYQLYMTNTPTEIRPLVIRQADNLFLFHLTEEQDLNHVSPAAKIDSETVTLVAKALPLRRCIAVGEATKHYPFVIDVKRLPVQTAGKTRLYFTEQ; from the coding sequence ATGCAAGTCTTTGAAAAAATCGGTGACGAAATCATCCTTGTATATAATCCCAGAGAAAAGGAAGAGGTTGAAGTTGGGGAAAATCTCCAGATCCTTGATAAAGCGAGAGGAAGGGGGGTAGTAGTCCAAGTTATTGAAGAAAATCTAGTAGATCTTCCAGGCATCCTTGAAGATCTAGTAAGACGCGAAAGCCTAACGCAGGTAAAGGTAACCGAGCACGCGCCTAGTGCAACTGAAAAGTATATTATGGATGTTAAGAACATGAAGTTCGCTAGAACGAAGATTCGAAAGGAACTTTACATCGACAAGAATGAAGAAAAACTTGCAGATTGGACCGGCTGGGTTCCTGATCGCTCAGCCATGGTAACAGTGGTTGATGATAACTGGATATTTGAGAAACTCGGCGTTGGAGAAAAATTCTATAAGCACCCTATACTGCTTGGCGATACCAGCTATTCCCGAAGACAACTAGTTTCCAGTGCCTATCACTTTCAAGGTATCACCCTAATTGTTGGAAAAAAGGGCACTGGCAAAAGTCACCTAGCTAAAGCTATCCTCTTAGGCCTGATAGACCATGGTGCCAAGGGCATCGTGTTTGACATTAATGATGAATATTCTGCCATGCGATATAATGAGGATGGAACCGAAAGCCCATACCTTACCAAAATAATTCGCCTAGATCCCGGTGAAAACCTTAGATTCACCCTTGAATATGTTGGCCCGGAAGTTTTCTATGACGTTATGGAAACCATCGGGGTTAAGGAAGCTTCAGCAATTGAACTTCGTAACATTTGGGAAAGATTAGCTAGCTCCGGGCAACTAACCTTCAGTCAACTACAAGCAGAATCCGACAAAGTTTCGAACGCACATATTAGAGACGCTCTTACACGTCGCCTTCAAAGATTAGCCCGAACTCAATTATTTACCGACGATCTAGAAACAGCTGTAAAACTTGAAGATGAGTTAGAAAAACTGCCAAGTGGTGGAGCTCTCGTCGTTAACCTCAAAGCCAAGGACAAAGTTACCTGTGACATCGTCGTCCAAACTATTCTCTCCAAACTTCAAGAACTTTTAGAACAAGGTGCCCAGCCAATTTTCATCTTTGCCGAAGAAGCCCATCTGTATCTTCGCGAAGTAAACTGGTCGGAAGCTGTGACTCGTATGCGCCATTTAGGCACGTATCAACTATATATGACGAATACTCCAACTGAAATTAGACCCCTCGTAATCCGTCAGGCAGATAATCTCTTTCTCTTTCATCTAACAGAAGAACAAGATTTGAACCATGTATCGCCGGCAGCGAAAATCGACTCTGAAACAGTCACATTGGTTGCCAAGGCGTTACCACTAAGGCGATGTATTGCGGTGGGAGAGGCTACAAAACACTATCCATTCGTTATCGATGTTAAACGCCTTCCAGTCCAGACAGCGGGAAAAACCAGACTATACTTCACAGAACAGTGA
- a CDS encoding DNA topoisomerase I, giving the protein MKQLIHNGVLIPKYIPRGFHIRFKGRKVTLTPEQEEMAVAFVKKLGTEYVKDRVFVKNFFLDFRKALNIEEQAIPQDFDFSEIQMYLEEEKAAKLRFSKEERKRLAEERKAVREANKQKYGYALVDGERVEIANYVAEPGCIFMGRGRHPLRGRWKPGPTEADIILNLSPDAPRQTGNWKEIVWEPNCMWIAKWDDKLRGKEKYVWLSDSAGVKQRRDIEKFELAKVLENKIETVRTYIMSNLQSEDLAKRKIATVCYLIDTLKMRVGDEKDKDETDTVGATTLRPKHVTIKSDRVVIFNFLGKDSVRWQKTITPPKPVVDNLREFIAEAKSSIFNGVRSEKVTEFLSKVVPGLTAKVFRTYHASKVVREYLQKDTTRESDPLYLKKYAATMANLQAAIVCNHRRKLPKKWRESLVKRRKRLKKLKALKTKRSKEAVKALEVRIKLMCQTRDYNLGTSLKSYIDPRIYVQWGQKVGFDPMLYYPKSLQRKFSWAFSHPENKTDNKDSRKVTSS; this is encoded by the coding sequence ATGAAACAACTCATCCATAACGGCGTCCTAATTCCCAAGTATATTCCAAGAGGTTTTCACATCCGATTTAAGGGACGAAAAGTTACTCTAACTCCAGAACAAGAAGAGATGGCCGTTGCCTTTGTTAAAAAACTTGGCACAGAATATGTGAAGGATAGAGTTTTTGTAAAAAACTTCTTCCTAGACTTCCGTAAAGCACTCAATATCGAAGAACAAGCTATCCCCCAAGACTTCGACTTCTCGGAGATTCAGATGTATCTTGAAGAGGAAAAAGCAGCCAAGTTAAGGTTTTCGAAAGAGGAAAGGAAACGTCTTGCCGAGGAACGTAAAGCAGTCCGGGAAGCCAATAAACAAAAGTATGGGTATGCCCTAGTCGATGGAGAACGGGTTGAAATCGCTAATTATGTGGCTGAGCCTGGTTGCATCTTCATGGGTCGCGGGAGGCATCCATTACGAGGTAGATGGAAACCAGGTCCTACAGAGGCTGATATAATCCTAAACTTATCGCCAGATGCTCCTAGACAGACTGGAAACTGGAAGGAAATAGTCTGGGAACCAAACTGCATGTGGATAGCAAAATGGGACGACAAGCTACGCGGCAAGGAGAAATATGTCTGGTTATCGGACTCAGCCGGTGTTAAACAAAGGCGAGATATAGAAAAATTCGAATTAGCAAAGGTATTAGAGAACAAAATTGAAACCGTTCGAACCTACATTATGTCCAACCTACAGTCAGAAGACTTGGCGAAGCGCAAGATCGCTACCGTCTGCTATTTAATTGACACCTTGAAGATGCGGGTAGGCGACGAAAAAGACAAAGATGAAACCGACACGGTAGGTGCAACAACCCTCCGCCCAAAACATGTAACCATCAAATCGGACAGAGTGGTTATCTTCAACTTCCTAGGGAAAGATTCCGTCAGATGGCAGAAAACCATAACCCCACCTAAACCAGTTGTAGATAACCTTAGAGAATTCATAGCTGAGGCTAAATCCTCTATATTCAACGGTGTCAGATCGGAAAAAGTTACTGAATTCCTATCAAAAGTCGTTCCAGGTCTAACCGCAAAAGTCTTCAGAACTTACCACGCCTCCAAGGTGGTCAGAGAATACCTCCAGAAAGATACGACCCGTGAATCCGATCCACTATACCTAAAGAAATACGCGGCAACAATGGCTAATCTCCAAGCAGCCATAGTCTGCAACCATAGGCGAAAACTTCCAAAAAAGTGGCGGGAATCCCTTGTAAAAAGGAGGAAGAGACTGAAAAAACTTAAGGCGCTAAAGACGAAGCGAAGCAAAGAAGCAGTCAAAGCCCTTGAAGTGAGAATTAAACTCATGTGCCAAACACGGGACTACAACCTTGGGACATCGCTTAAGAGCTACATAGATCCCCGCATATATGTTCAATGGGGCCAAAAAGTGGGTTTCGATCCCATGCTTTATTATCCAAAATCCCTGCAACGCAAGTTCTCTTGGGCCTTCAGCCATCCTGAAAATAAAACTGATAATAAAGATTCGCGGAAGGTAACCTCTTCGTAA